One genomic window of Arachis stenosperma cultivar V10309 chromosome 10, arast.V10309.gnm1.PFL2, whole genome shotgun sequence includes the following:
- the LOC130955525 gene encoding CBS domain-containing protein CBSX2, chloroplastic-like: MSSIPLINTLSVVAPLRSVSPPQCGEFLPLSAIPKRRRSLSSAAFRPVSSGPGPSPGPTINSAPRGNGSYTVGDFMTTKDHLHVVKPSTTVDEALEALVNNRISGLPVIDDDWNLVGVVSDYDLLAIDSISGGPQSDANLFPDVGSSWKTFNEIQKLLSKTNGKVVGDLMTPTPLVVQESTSLEDAARLLLETKYRRLPVVDKDGKLVGLITRGNIVKAALLSKHAGEW; encoded by the exons ATGAGTTCGATTCCTTTGATCAACACACTCTCTGTTGTTGCTCCGCTTCGCTCCGTTTCCCCTCCTCAATGCGGCGAGTTTCTTCCTTTATCCGCCATCCCAAAACGGCGACGTTCATTGTCCTCAGCTGCGTTTCGCCCAGTTTCTTCGGGCCCTGGCCCAAGCCCAGGTCCAACTATCAATTCAGCTCCG CGCGGGAATGGAAGTTACACAGTTGGTGATTTCATGACAACGAAAGATCATTTGCACGTTGTCAAGCCCTCCACTACCGTTGACGAAG cTTTGGAGGCACTCGTCAACAACAGGATCAGTGGTCTTCCAGTTATCGATGACGACTGGAATCTC GTTGGAGTTGTTTCAGATTATGACTTGCTAGCAATTGATTCTATATCag GTGGTCCTCAAAGTGATGCAAACTTATTTCCTGATGTTGGTAGCTCTTGGAAA ACATTTAATGAGATACAAAAACTGCTTAGTAAGACTAATGGAAAAGTTGTTGGTGACCTAATGACGCCAACTCCACTTGTTGTTCAAGAATCTACTAGTCTGGAGGATGCTGCTAG GCTGTTGCTTGAAACAAAATATCGTCGACTACCTGTGGTAGACAAGGATGGGAAGCTG GTTGGACTCATTACAAGGGGAAATATCGTTAAGGCAGCTCTGCTATCGAAACATGCCGGCGAGTGGTGA